From a single Couchioplanes caeruleus genomic region:
- a CDS encoding glycosyltransferase — translation MTAADSWFLVVTGYAVLLAWPVSTLALVSFAVRYAASHRRTVVEQSLAHGDGTPEHFWIIVPALNEEVVVGNTVNAALSLGGPGGTLARVLVVDDGSDDRTPDVLAAIDHPRLRVLRRELPEARKGKGEALNAAYRYIAERTAESGVDPARVVVGIIDGDGQGSRNILLEISRMMRDPRVGAAQVQVRIRNRTKLLGAVQDLEFGAIVNACQSLRDTIDTVGLGGNGQFTRLSALLALGDAPWSACLVEDLELGLRMHLGGVGIRYTSRASVTQQAVVDLRRLTRQRTRWAQGNLQCARYLRRLFASRQIGVTSLLEMLHYLVSPWLNALVTVALVAGVSVAAAGLVAGHPMPYLRSWDALADSAGMWFAVTFFPGFIWALVHRYRLRDESLRRLLTAAVAYPIFLLLGLVATYRALARQARGQQSWAKTERLAEEPLEHAPSLALAA, via the coding sequence ATGACGGCAGCGGACAGCTGGTTCCTCGTGGTCACCGGGTACGCGGTCCTGCTCGCCTGGCCGGTCTCCACGCTCGCGCTGGTCAGCTTCGCCGTCCGGTACGCCGCGTCACACCGCCGTACGGTCGTCGAGCAGTCGCTCGCGCACGGTGACGGCACCCCCGAGCACTTCTGGATCATCGTGCCGGCGCTGAACGAAGAGGTCGTCGTCGGCAACACCGTGAACGCGGCGCTGAGCCTCGGCGGCCCCGGGGGCACGCTCGCCCGGGTGCTCGTGGTCGACGACGGGTCGGACGACCGTACGCCCGACGTGCTCGCGGCCATCGACCACCCGCGGCTGCGGGTGCTGCGCCGGGAGCTGCCGGAGGCGCGCAAGGGCAAGGGCGAGGCGCTGAACGCGGCGTACCGCTACATCGCCGAGCGCACCGCCGAGTCCGGTGTGGACCCGGCCAGGGTGGTCGTCGGCATCATCGACGGCGACGGCCAGGGCAGCCGCAACATCCTGCTCGAGATCTCCCGGATGATGCGCGACCCGCGCGTCGGGGCCGCCCAGGTCCAGGTACGCATCCGCAACCGCACCAAGCTCCTCGGCGCGGTGCAGGACCTCGAGTTCGGCGCGATCGTCAACGCCTGCCAGAGCCTGCGCGACACCATCGACACCGTCGGGCTCGGCGGCAACGGGCAGTTCACCCGCCTCTCCGCGTTGCTGGCTCTCGGCGACGCGCCCTGGTCGGCCTGCCTCGTCGAGGACCTGGAGCTGGGGCTGCGCATGCACCTCGGCGGCGTCGGCATCCGCTACACGTCGCGGGCCTCGGTCACCCAGCAGGCCGTCGTCGACCTGCGCCGGCTCACCCGTCAGCGCACCCGCTGGGCGCAGGGCAACCTGCAGTGCGCCCGCTACCTGCGCCGGCTGTTCGCGTCGCGGCAGATCGGCGTCACCTCGCTGCTGGAGATGCTGCACTACCTGGTCTCCCCGTGGCTCAACGCGCTGGTCACCGTGGCCCTCGTGGCCGGCGTGTCGGTCGCCGCGGCCGGGCTCGTGGCGGGGCACCCGATGCCGTACCTGCGGTCCTGGGACGCCCTCGCCGACAGCGCCGGGATGTGGTTCGCGGTCACGTTCTTCCCCGGCTTCATCTGGGCGCTGGTGCACCGCTACCGGCTGCGCGACGAGTCCCTGCGCCGGCTGCTCACCGCGGCGGTCGCGTACCCGATCTTCCTGCTCCTCGGACTCGTCGCGACGTACCGCGCTCTTGCCCGGCAGGCCCGTGGACAGCAGTCCTGGGCCAAGACCGAGCGGCTCGCCGAAGAGCCGCTCGAACACGCTCCATCCCTTGCCCTGGCCGCCTGA
- a CDS encoding SPFH domain-containing protein, which produces MDVVSTGIGVLIAVVLLIALGVVFFISRMFRKVEQGKALIVSKVRRVDVTFTGAVVLPVLHKAEVMDISVKTIEISRTGREGLICRDNIRADIRITFFVRVNKTTEDVIKVAQAIGTTRASSEQTLQELFNAKFSEALKTVGKQLDFVDLYTKRNEFRDQIIEVIGTDLNGYSLEDAAIDFLEQTPLVSLDPKNILDAQGIRKITELTAIESVRTNDYRRNEEKEITRQNVDAKEAILELERRQADAEIKQRREIETMRAREEAEIALAHAQERLRAEGAHLQTEQQLGVQQENKAREIAVAEKNRERVIAIETERIEKDRMLEVIGRERETQLSTIAKDKEVEAEKRSIAEVIRERIAVEKTVAEQEENIKRLRVVEEAERTRQAVIINAEAEAQEALVKDIKAAEAAEAAAKFKAREELVLAEARQQAAELDARAKIRLAEGTQAEAAAAGLADVQVRERNAEVVEKTGRAEAAVEREKALVAAEAIREKLKGEAEGLHEKAGAMAALDDASRGHEEYRLRLEMEKEIRLAGIHVHKDIAEAQATLIATGLEKADIDIVGGDSVFFDKLVGSITLGKSIDGFVQHSDVVQGLGARYLDGSANFADDLSRVVGAVNTGDVANLTLSAFLTQQIKAGREDSGKLRELLAAAQEMGLADAKVPASR; this is translated from the coding sequence ATGGACGTGGTCTCCACCGGTATCGGTGTGCTCATCGCCGTGGTGCTGCTCATCGCGCTCGGCGTCGTGTTCTTCATCAGCCGCATGTTCCGCAAGGTGGAGCAGGGCAAGGCGCTGATCGTCAGCAAGGTGCGCCGCGTCGACGTCACGTTCACCGGTGCGGTCGTGCTGCCGGTGCTGCACAAGGCCGAGGTCATGGACATCTCGGTGAAGACGATCGAGATCTCGCGGACGGGGCGGGAGGGGCTGATCTGCCGCGACAACATCCGCGCGGACATCCGGATCACGTTCTTCGTGCGGGTGAACAAGACGACCGAGGACGTCATCAAGGTCGCGCAGGCGATCGGCACCACCCGGGCCAGCAGTGAGCAGACGCTGCAGGAGCTGTTCAACGCGAAGTTCTCGGAGGCGCTGAAGACCGTCGGCAAGCAGCTGGACTTCGTCGACCTCTACACCAAGCGCAACGAGTTCCGGGACCAGATCATCGAGGTGATCGGCACCGACCTCAACGGGTACAGCCTCGAGGACGCGGCGATCGACTTCCTGGAGCAGACGCCGCTGGTGTCGCTCGACCCGAAGAACATTTTGGACGCGCAGGGCATCCGGAAGATCACCGAGCTCACCGCGATCGAGTCGGTCCGCACCAACGACTACCGGCGCAACGAGGAGAAGGAGATCACCCGGCAGAACGTGGACGCCAAGGAGGCGATCCTCGAGCTGGAGCGCCGGCAGGCCGACGCGGAGATCAAGCAGCGCCGGGAGATCGAGACCATGCGGGCCCGCGAGGAGGCCGAGATCGCCCTCGCGCACGCCCAGGAGCGCCTCCGCGCCGAGGGTGCCCACCTGCAGACGGAACAGCAGCTCGGGGTGCAGCAGGAGAACAAGGCCCGGGAGATCGCGGTCGCCGAGAAGAACCGCGAGCGGGTCATCGCGATCGAGACCGAGCGCATCGAGAAGGACCGGATGCTCGAGGTCATCGGCCGCGAGCGGGAGACGCAGCTCTCCACGATCGCCAAGGACAAGGAGGTCGAGGCGGAGAAGCGCTCGATCGCCGAGGTGATCCGCGAGCGCATCGCCGTCGAGAAGACCGTCGCCGAGCAGGAGGAGAACATCAAGCGGCTGCGCGTCGTCGAGGAGGCGGAGCGTACCCGGCAGGCCGTGATCATCAACGCCGAGGCCGAGGCGCAGGAGGCCCTGGTCAAGGACATCAAGGCCGCGGAGGCGGCCGAGGCCGCCGCGAAGTTCAAGGCCCGCGAGGAACTGGTGCTGGCGGAGGCCCGCCAGCAGGCCGCCGAGCTGGACGCCCGCGCGAAGATCCGGCTGGCCGAGGGTACGCAGGCCGAGGCGGCCGCCGCGGGCCTCGCCGACGTGCAGGTGCGCGAGCGCAACGCTGAGGTCGTCGAGAAGACGGGCCGCGCCGAGGCCGCCGTGGAGCGGGAGAAGGCGCTGGTCGCCGCCGAGGCGATCCGCGAGAAGCTCAAGGGCGAGGCCGAGGGCCTGCACGAGAAGGCCGGCGCGATGGCGGCGCTGGACGACGCCAGCCGCGGGCACGAGGAGTACCGGCTGCGGCTGGAGATGGAGAAGGAGATCCGGCTCGCCGGCATCCACGTGCACAAGGACATCGCCGAGGCGCAGGCCACGCTCATCGCCACCGGGCTCGAGAAGGCCGACATCGACATCGTCGGGGGCGACTCGGTGTTCTTCGACAAGCTGGTCGGCTCGATCACGCTCGGCAAGAGCATCGACGGCTTCGTCCAGCACTCCGACGTCGTGCAGGGGCTCGGCGCGCGCTACCTGGACGGCTCGGCGAACTTCGCCGACGACCTCAGCCGGGTGGTCGGCGCGGTCAACACCGGTGACGTGGCGAACCTGACGCTGTCGGCGTTCCTCACCCAGCAGATCAAGGCCGGCCGCGAGGACTCCGGCAAGCTGCGTGAGCTCCTCGCCGCCGCCCAGGAGATGGGTCTCGCCGACGCGAAGGTGCCGGCGTCCCGGTGA